One segment of Mycolicibacterium neworleansense DNA contains the following:
- a CDS encoding adenine phosphoribosyltransferase → MSTPGDISQLVKTMIREVPDFPEPGVQFKDLTPLLADADGLSAVTDALAATAAGADLVAGLDARGFLLGAAVATRLGTGVLAVRKGGKLPPPVHSVTYQLEYGSATLEIPADGIDITGLNVVIIDDVLATGGTLAAATRLLEAGGANVVSAAVVLELTALGGRDVVAPLRVSSLHTV, encoded by the coding sequence ATGAGCACACCCGGCGATATCTCGCAGCTCGTCAAGACGATGATCCGGGAGGTTCCGGACTTCCCGGAGCCGGGCGTGCAGTTCAAGGACCTCACCCCATTGCTGGCCGACGCCGACGGCCTGTCGGCGGTGACCGATGCGCTGGCCGCCACCGCGGCGGGTGCGGATCTGGTCGCGGGCCTGGACGCCCGGGGTTTCCTGTTGGGTGCGGCGGTGGCGACGCGGCTCGGCACCGGTGTGCTGGCCGTCCGCAAGGGCGGGAAGTTGCCGCCACCGGTGCACAGCGTCACCTATCAGCTCGAATACGGCAGCGCGACGCTGGAGATTCCGGCCGACGGAATTGATATCACCGGACTCAACGTTGTGATCATCGACGACGTCCTGGCTACCGGCGGAACCCTGGCAGCGGCGACCCGGCTGCTCGAGGCCGGCGGTGCCAATGTGGTCAGCGCAGCCGTGGTGCTGGAATTGACGGCCCTGGGTGGCCGGGATGTGGTGGCACCGTTGCGGGTCAGCAGCCTGCACACGGTATGA
- the secD gene encoding protein translocase subunit SecD, with protein sequence MASSSAPVHPARYLTLFLVLLIGVYLLVFLTGDKQAKPKLGIDLQGGTRVTLTARTPDGSTPTREALNQAQQIISARVDGLGVSGSEVVIDGDNLVITVPGNDGSEARNLGQTARLYIRPVVHAMPAKPPAEQGAQPGAGAPGAPAAPGVPGAPAAPAVPGLPGAIPGLAPGEAPVAPPAGEAPVAPPAGEPVPAPQPRPYPLDPAPTPGEPTPAPVPGEPAPAPAPAPAPPAPPKPGDAKAALAQRIADEKELRQSTNPSIQILALQYQATRCGDEDVLAGNDDPNLPLITCSQDGQTVYLLSKSIMSGEEIADATSGLNQQQGQYVVDVTFKSGGAKTWADFTAANVGTQTAFTLDSQVVSAPEIREAIPGGNTQITGQFTSDTAKELANVLKYGSLPLSFESSEAETVSATLGLSSMRAGLIAGAVGLAAVLLYSLLYYRVLGLLVALSLVASGAMVFAILVLLGRYIGYTLDLAGIAGLIIGIGTTADSFVVFFERIKDEIREGRSFRSAVPRGWARARKTIVSGNAVTFLAAAVLYFLAIGQVKGFAFTTGLTTILDLVVVFLVTWPLVYLASKSPTMAKPSLNGLGAVQQIARERREASHATAGRG encoded by the coding sequence GTGGCATCGTCTTCGGCGCCGGTGCATCCTGCGCGCTACCTGACACTTTTCCTGGTCCTTCTGATCGGCGTATATCTGCTGGTGTTCCTCACCGGCGACAAGCAGGCCAAGCCCAAACTCGGCATTGACCTGCAGGGCGGTACCCGGGTGACGCTGACCGCGCGCACCCCGGACGGCTCGACGCCGACCAGAGAGGCACTCAACCAGGCCCAACAAATCATCAGTGCCCGCGTCGACGGTCTCGGCGTCTCGGGCTCCGAGGTCGTCATCGACGGCGACAACCTGGTGATCACCGTTCCCGGCAACGACGGCAGCGAGGCCCGCAACCTGGGCCAGACCGCCCGCCTGTACATCCGGCCCGTCGTGCACGCGATGCCCGCCAAGCCGCCCGCCGAACAGGGTGCGCAGCCGGGTGCCGGTGCCCCGGGCGCCCCCGCGGCTCCCGGTGTCCCCGGTGCTCCTGCGGCACCGGCGGTGCCCGGTCTCCCGGGCGCGATTCCGGGCCTGGCGCCGGGCGAGGCACCGGTTGCGCCGCCGGCCGGTGAGGCACCGGTGGCGCCACCGGCAGGCGAGCCTGTGCCGGCACCTCAGCCACGGCCTTACCCACTGGACCCGGCGCCCACTCCGGGCGAACCCACCCCGGCCCCGGTTCCGGGTGAGCCCGCCCCGGCTCCCGCACCCGCACCGGCGCCACCTGCGCCGCCCAAGCCCGGCGATGCCAAGGCCGCGCTGGCCCAGCGGATTGCCGACGAGAAGGAACTGCGGCAGAGCACCAATCCGTCGATCCAGATCCTGGCGTTGCAGTACCAGGCGACCCGTTGCGGTGACGAAGACGTGCTGGCCGGCAACGACGACCCGAACCTGCCGCTGATCACCTGCTCGCAGGACGGCCAGACGGTCTACCTGCTGAGCAAGTCGATCATGAGCGGCGAGGAGATCGCCGACGCCACCTCCGGCCTGAACCAGCAGCAGGGCCAGTACGTCGTCGACGTGACCTTCAAGAGCGGGGGAGCCAAGACCTGGGCCGACTTCACGGCGGCGAATGTGGGCACCCAGACCGCCTTCACCTTGGACTCGCAGGTGGTCAGCGCACCCGAGATCCGGGAGGCCATCCCGGGCGGGAACACCCAGATCACCGGCCAGTTCACCTCAGACACGGCCAAGGAACTGGCCAACGTGCTCAAGTACGGTTCGCTGCCACTGTCGTTCGAATCGTCTGAGGCCGAGACCGTTTCGGCCACCCTGGGCCTGTCCTCGATGCGGGCCGGCCTGATCGCCGGCGCGGTCGGCCTGGCGGCGGTGCTGTTGTACTCACTGCTGTACTACCGAGTGCTGGGTCTGCTGGTGGCTTTGTCGCTGGTTGCTTCCGGCGCAATGGTTTTCGCCATTCTCGTGCTGCTCGGTAGGTACATCGGTTACACGCTGGACCTGGCCGGTATCGCCGGTTTGATCATTGGTATCGGAACGACCGCGGACTCCTTCGTGGTGTTCTTCGAACGCATCAAGGACGAGATCCGCGAGGGCCGGTCGTTCCGGTCGGCGGTTCCGCGAGGCTGGGCCCGCGCCCGCAAGACCATCGTGTCCGGCAACGCCGTGACCTTCCTGGCCGCCGCGGTGCTGTACTTCCTGGCGATCGGACAGGTCAAGGGCTTCGCGTTCACCACGGGACTGACCACCATCCTCGACCTCGTGGTGGTGTTCCTGGTGACCTGGCCGCTGGTGTACCTGGCGTCCAAGTCCCCGACGATGGCCAAACCTTCCCTCAACGGCCTCGGCGCGGTCCAGCAGATCGCCCGGGAACGCCGGGAGGCTTCTCATGCAACCGCGGGACGGGGATAG
- the gabT gene encoding 4-aminobutyrate--2-oxoglutarate transaminase: protein MSHPEQSRQLATTIPGPKSEALIGRKAAAVARGVGNTMPVYAARAGGGIVEDVDGNRLIDLGSGIAVTTIGNSSPRVVEAVAAQAGEFTHTCFMVTPYEGYVAVCEQLNELTPVRGEKRSALFNSGSEAVENAVKIARSYTHKPAVVAFDHAYHGRTNLTMALTAKSMPYKHGFGPFAPEIYRAPLSYPYRDAEFGKELATDGLLAARRAIDVMEKQIGADNLAAVIIEPIQGEGGFIVPADGFLPALLGWCRDNNVVFIADEVQTGFARTGAMFACEHEGIDPDLIVTAKGIADGLPLSAVTGRAEIMDSPHVSGLGGTYGGNPIACAAALATIETIEADGLIERAARIEALMKDRLGRLQAEDDRIGDVRGRGAMIAVELVKAGTTTPDPELTKALCAGAHAAGVIVLSCGTYGNVLRFLPPLTISDELLIEGLDVLELILRDL, encoded by the coding sequence TTGAGCCATCCCGAGCAGAGCCGCCAGCTGGCCACAACGATCCCGGGCCCCAAATCTGAGGCATTGATCGGCCGGAAGGCGGCCGCCGTCGCCCGGGGTGTCGGGAACACCATGCCGGTTTATGCCGCCCGCGCCGGAGGCGGCATCGTCGAGGACGTCGACGGCAATCGCCTCATCGACCTCGGCTCGGGCATCGCCGTCACCACCATCGGCAACTCGTCGCCCCGCGTGGTCGAGGCGGTTGCCGCGCAAGCCGGCGAGTTCACCCACACGTGCTTCATGGTGACGCCGTACGAGGGGTACGTCGCGGTGTGCGAACAGCTCAACGAGCTGACCCCGGTGCGCGGCGAGAAGCGTTCGGCCTTGTTCAACTCGGGCTCCGAGGCGGTCGAGAACGCCGTCAAGATCGCCCGGTCCTACACCCACAAGCCTGCCGTCGTGGCCTTCGACCACGCCTATCACGGGCGCACCAACCTCACGATGGCGTTGACCGCCAAGTCCATGCCCTACAAGCACGGTTTCGGCCCGTTCGCACCCGAGATCTATCGGGCGCCGTTGTCCTACCCGTACCGCGACGCCGAGTTCGGCAAGGAGCTGGCCACCGACGGTCTCCTTGCGGCCAGGCGCGCGATCGACGTGATGGAAAAGCAGATCGGCGCCGACAACCTGGCCGCCGTCATCATCGAACCCATCCAGGGTGAGGGCGGGTTCATCGTCCCGGCCGACGGATTCCTGCCGGCGCTTTTGGGCTGGTGCCGCGACAACAACGTGGTGTTCATCGCCGACGAGGTGCAAACCGGGTTCGCCCGGACCGGGGCGATGTTCGCGTGTGAACACGAGGGCATCGATCCCGATCTCATCGTCACCGCCAAAGGCATCGCCGACGGGCTGCCGCTGTCCGCGGTCACCGGGCGGGCCGAGATCATGGACTCGCCGCACGTGTCCGGACTCGGCGGCACCTACGGCGGCAACCCGATCGCGTGCGCCGCGGCGCTGGCCACCATCGAAACCATCGAGGCCGACGGACTGATCGAACGCGCGGCCCGCATCGAGGCGTTGATGAAGGACCGGCTGGGCCGGTTGCAGGCCGAGGACGACCGGATCGGCGACGTGCGCGGCCGCGGCGCGATGATCGCCGTCGAACTGGTCAAGGCCGGCACGACCACACCCGACCCCGAGCTGACCAAGGCGCTGTGCGCCGGTGCTCATGCGGCCGGGGTGATCGTGCTGTCCTGCGGCACCTACGGCAACGTACTGCGCTTCCTGCCGCCGCTGACGATCAGCGACGAACTGCTCATCGAGGGACTCGATGTGCTCGAGCTGATCCTGCGCGACCTCTGA
- the secF gene encoding protein translocase subunit SecF, producing the protein MAAKDTTDIDTTEAVEAPGLESASGAPKHGFFVRLYTGTGAFEVVGRRKFWYLVSGVIVAIAIASMVLRGFTFGIDFEGGTKVSMPSAGSDGVVSVQQVEDVFNKTLNRAPESVVLVGSGASATVQIRSETLSNDETEKLRTALFDAFHPKGGDGQPSKQVISDSAVSETWGGQITQKALIALVVFVVLASIYIAWRYERYMAIAAMATLAFDLIVTAGVYSLVGFEVTPATVIGLLTILGFSLYDTVIVFDKVEENTNGFEHTTRRTFAEQANLAINQTFMRSINTSLISVLPIVALMVIAVWLLGVGTLMDLALVQLVGVIVGTYSSIYFATPLLVSLRERTELVRKHTKRVLNRREKGAKASTATKDTAETADAEASATGAETVSASVAAEPAPAKPAPGSRPASRTGRPSGKRNTRR; encoded by the coding sequence ATGGCTGCCAAGGACACAACAGACATCGACACCACCGAAGCCGTCGAGGCACCCGGCCTCGAATCCGCTTCGGGCGCACCCAAGCACGGATTCTTCGTCCGGCTCTACACCGGCACCGGCGCCTTCGAGGTGGTCGGGCGCCGCAAGTTCTGGTACCTGGTCAGCGGCGTCATCGTCGCGATCGCGATCGCCAGCATGGTGCTGCGCGGGTTCACCTTCGGCATCGACTTCGAGGGCGGCACCAAGGTGTCGATGCCCTCGGCCGGTTCCGACGGGGTCGTCTCGGTCCAACAGGTCGAGGACGTCTTCAACAAGACGCTGAACCGGGCGCCCGAATCGGTGGTGCTCGTCGGCAGCGGCGCCTCGGCGACCGTGCAGATCCGTTCGGAGACGTTGTCCAACGACGAGACCGAAAAGCTGCGCACCGCACTGTTCGACGCGTTCCACCCCAAGGGCGGCGACGGTCAGCCCAGCAAGCAGGTGATCAGCGACTCCGCGGTCTCCGAGACCTGGGGCGGCCAGATCACCCAGAAGGCGTTGATCGCACTCGTGGTCTTCGTCGTTCTGGCGTCGATCTACATCGCGTGGCGCTATGAGCGCTACATGGCGATCGCCGCAATGGCCACGCTGGCGTTCGACCTGATCGTGACCGCCGGGGTGTACTCGTTGGTCGGCTTCGAGGTCACCCCGGCCACCGTGATCGGTCTACTGACGATCCTGGGCTTCTCGCTCTACGACACAGTCATCGTGTTCGACAAGGTCGAGGAGAACACCAACGGCTTCGAGCACACCACCCGGCGGACCTTCGCCGAACAGGCCAACCTCGCGATCAACCAGACCTTCATGCGCTCGATCAACACCAGCTTGATCTCGGTGTTGCCGATCGTGGCGCTGATGGTGATCGCGGTGTGGCTGCTCGGCGTCGGAACCCTGATGGATCTGGCCCTGGTGCAGCTGGTCGGCGTCATCGTCGGCACCTATTCGTCGATCTACTTCGCCACGCCGTTGCTCGTGTCGTTGCGCGAACGCACCGAACTGGTGCGCAAGCACACCAAGCGGGTGCTGAACCGCCGGGAGAAGGGCGCCAAGGCGTCGACGGCCACCAAGGACACCGCCGAGACCGCCGACGCAGAAGCCTCCGCCACCGGCGCCGAGACGGTATCGGCGTCGGTCGCGGCCGAGCCCGCACCGGCCAAGCCGGCGCCGGGTTCGCGTCCGGCCTCGCGGACCGGACGTCCGTCGGGCAAGCGGAACACCCGGCGGTAA
- a CDS encoding ABC transporter substrate-binding protein, whose translation MVQWRAVARARTAVTAATLSVVTAMGLAACSDSAADEIDYAVDGTLTTYNTNTVAGAASAGPQAFARALTGFAYHGPEGQMVADNDFGSVSVVGRAPLVLDYVISDKAVYSDGKPITCDDMVLAWGAQSGRFPVFDAASQAGYRDIASVDCAPGQKRARVSFAQDRGFLDYAHLFAATSLMPAHVIADELDLGDGDVATALQNGDQPTIDRIAKAWNTVWDLKPDLDLKRFPSSGPYRIDSVTKDGVVVLVANDKWWGTPPVTNRIAVWPRGADIQERVNEGSFDVVDIESGSSGLLNLPDDYVSMESPSAGIEQLIFAPGGPLAGPPARRAVALCTPRDVIARNAATPIINSRLSPVADDAFSAAENVGEAAQFGVANPDAARAALNNKPLTVRIGYQTPNARLAATVGAIAKSCAAAGITVQDAGSATAGPVALRNNEIDGLLASTGGAAGSGSSGSSAIDAYAFHSGNGNNLPAYFNERVDGIIDAQAVTTDPKELARLAGEGAPILWNDMPTLPLYRQQRTVLTSTKMYAVSSNPTRWGAGWNMDRWKLST comes from the coding sequence ATGGTTCAGTGGCGGGCCGTCGCCCGGGCACGGACAGCGGTGACGGCGGCGACGCTGTCCGTGGTCACCGCGATGGGACTCGCGGCGTGTTCGGACAGTGCGGCCGACGAGATCGACTACGCCGTCGACGGCACCTTGACCACCTACAACACCAACACCGTGGCCGGCGCCGCGTCCGCCGGACCCCAGGCATTCGCCCGGGCGTTGACCGGGTTCGCCTATCACGGCCCCGAGGGCCAGATGGTCGCCGACAACGACTTCGGTTCGGTGTCGGTCGTGGGGCGCGCCCCGCTGGTCCTCGACTACGTGATCAGCGACAAGGCGGTCTACTCCGACGGCAAGCCGATCACCTGTGACGACATGGTCCTGGCCTGGGGCGCGCAGTCCGGCCGGTTCCCCGTGTTCGACGCCGCCAGCCAGGCCGGATACCGCGATATCGCGTCCGTTGACTGCGCACCCGGCCAGAAGCGGGCCAGGGTCTCGTTCGCCCAGGACCGCGGGTTCCTCGACTACGCCCATCTGTTCGCGGCCACCTCGCTGATGCCCGCCCACGTCATCGCCGACGAACTCGACCTGGGCGACGGGGATGTGGCCACCGCGCTGCAAAACGGTGACCAGCCGACCATCGACCGCATCGCCAAGGCGTGGAACACCGTCTGGGATCTCAAGCCAGACCTCGACCTCAAGCGGTTCCCGTCGTCGGGCCCCTACCGGATCGACTCGGTGACAAAGGACGGCGTGGTGGTGCTGGTCGCCAACGACAAATGGTGGGGCACCCCGCCGGTCACCAACCGCATCGCGGTGTGGCCCCGTGGCGCCGACATCCAGGAGCGGGTCAACGAGGGATCCTTCGACGTCGTCGACATCGAATCCGGATCCTCGGGCCTGCTCAACCTCCCCGACGACTACGTCAGCATGGAAAGCCCGTCGGCCGGCATCGAGCAGTTGATCTTCGCGCCGGGCGGTCCGCTGGCCGGCCCGCCGGCGCGGCGCGCCGTCGCGCTGTGCACGCCGCGTGACGTCATCGCCCGCAACGCCGCGACACCCATCATCAACTCCCGGCTCAGTCCCGTCGCCGACGACGCGTTCAGTGCGGCCGAAAACGTCGGTGAAGCAGCGCAATTCGGCGTCGCCAACCCGGATGCGGCCCGCGCCGCGCTGAACAACAAGCCGCTGACGGTGCGCATCGGGTATCAGACACCCAACGCCAGGCTGGCGGCCACGGTCGGGGCGATCGCGAAATCGTGTGCCGCCGCGGGTATCACCGTCCAGGACGCGGGATCGGCGACAGCCGGGCCGGTGGCATTGCGCAACAACGAGATCGACGGACTGCTGGCGAGCACCGGCGGGGCCGCGGGCAGCGGCTCCTCGGGGTCCTCGGCGATCGACGCCTATGCGTTCCACTCCGGCAACGGCAACAACCTGCCCGCCTATTTCAACGAGCGGGTCGACGGCATCATCGACGCCCAGGCCGTCACGACCGACCCGAAGGAACTGGCCCGGCTGGCAGGGGAGGGCGCACCCATCCTGTGGAACGACATGCCGACCCTGCCGCTGTACCGGCAGCAGCGCACCGTGCTGACCTCGACCAAGATGTACGCCGTGAGCAGCAACCCGACCCGATGGGGGGCAGGCTGGAACATGGACCGCTGGAAGCTGTCCACATGA
- a CDS encoding RelA/SpoT family protein yields MASDTGTDTGAGQAVQSSPALPAATGPDAAKTSASRRVRARLARRMTAQRSAVNPVLEPLVAVHREIYPKADLQLLQRAYDVAEQRHADQLRKSGDPYITHPLAVANILAELGMDTTTLVAALLHDTVEDTGYTLEALTAEFGSEVGHLVDGVTKLDKVVLGSAAEGETIRKMIIAMARDPRVLVIKVADRLHNMRTMRFLPPEKQARKARETLEVIAPLAHRLGMATVKWELEDLSFAILHPKKYEEIVRLVADRAPSRDTYLAKVRAEIGVALSAMKINAVVEGRPKHYWSIYQKMIVKGRDFDDIHDLVGVRILCDEIRDCYAAVGVVHSLWQPMAGRFKDYIAQPRYGVYQSLHTTVVGPEGKPLEVQIRTRDMHRTAEYGIAAHWRYKEAKGRNGVPQSHAATEIDDMAWMRQLLDWQREAADPGEFLESLRYDLAVQEIFVFTPKGDVINLPTGSTPVDFAYAVHTEVGHRCIGARVNGRLVALERKLENGEVVEVFTSKAPNAGPSRDWQTFVVSPRAKAKIRQWFAKERREEALESGKDAIAREVRRGGLPLQRLINADTMGALARELRYTDVSALYTAVGEGHVSARHVVQRLLAQFGGDDAAEDELAERSTPLTMPVRQRSTDDTGVAVPGAPGTLTKLAKCCTPVPGDTIMGFVTRGGGVSVHRTDCTNAASLQQQSERIIEVNWAPSPSSVFLVAIQVEALDRHRLLSDVTRVLADEKVNILSASVTTSNDRVAISRFTFEMGDPKHLGHLLSVVRNVEGVYDVYRVTSAA; encoded by the coding sequence ATGGCCAGCGATACGGGTACGGACACGGGTGCGGGCCAGGCGGTGCAGTCATCGCCGGCGTTGCCCGCCGCCACCGGGCCCGACGCCGCCAAGACCAGCGCCTCCCGCCGGGTGCGCGCTCGGCTGGCCCGCCGGATGACGGCGCAGCGCAGTGCCGTCAACCCGGTCCTGGAGCCGCTCGTCGCGGTACACCGCGAGATCTACCCGAAGGCCGACCTGCAGTTGCTGCAGCGTGCCTACGACGTCGCCGAGCAGCGTCATGCCGACCAGCTCCGCAAGTCCGGCGATCCCTACATCACCCATCCGCTGGCGGTGGCCAACATCCTGGCCGAGCTCGGAATGGACACCACCACGCTGGTGGCCGCCCTGTTGCACGACACAGTGGAGGACACCGGGTACACGCTGGAGGCCCTGACCGCCGAGTTCGGGTCCGAGGTGGGCCACCTCGTCGACGGCGTCACCAAGCTGGACAAGGTGGTGCTCGGCTCGGCTGCCGAGGGCGAGACGATCCGCAAGATGATCATCGCCATGGCCCGCGACCCGCGGGTGCTGGTCATCAAGGTGGCCGACCGGCTGCACAACATGCGCACCATGCGGTTCCTGCCACCGGAGAAGCAGGCGCGCAAGGCCCGCGAGACACTGGAAGTGATTGCGCCGCTGGCTCATCGGCTCGGCATGGCAACGGTCAAGTGGGAGCTCGAGGACCTGTCGTTCGCGATCCTGCACCCGAAGAAGTACGAGGAGATCGTGCGGCTGGTCGCCGACCGGGCACCGTCACGCGACACCTATCTGGCCAAGGTGCGCGCCGAGATCGGCGTGGCGCTGAGCGCGATGAAGATCAACGCGGTCGTCGAGGGCCGGCCCAAGCATTACTGGTCGATCTACCAGAAGATGATCGTCAAGGGCCGCGACTTCGACGACATCCACGACCTCGTCGGTGTCCGGATCCTGTGCGACGAGATCCGCGACTGTTACGCGGCCGTCGGCGTCGTGCACTCACTCTGGCAACCGATGGCGGGCCGGTTCAAGGACTACATCGCCCAGCCGCGCTACGGCGTCTACCAGTCGCTGCACACCACCGTGGTCGGCCCCGAGGGCAAGCCGCTGGAGGTGCAGATCCGTACCCGCGACATGCACCGCACCGCCGAGTACGGCATCGCCGCGCACTGGCGCTACAAGGAAGCCAAGGGCCGCAACGGCGTTCCGCAGAGCCACGCCGCGACCGAGATCGACGACATGGCCTGGATGCGCCAGCTGCTCGACTGGCAGCGGGAGGCCGCCGACCCCGGCGAGTTCCTCGAGTCGTTGCGTTATGACCTTGCGGTACAAGAGATCTTCGTCTTCACCCCCAAGGGTGACGTGATCAACCTGCCCACCGGATCGACCCCGGTCGACTTCGCCTACGCGGTACACACCGAGGTGGGGCACCGCTGTATCGGCGCCCGGGTCAACGGCCGGCTCGTCGCCCTGGAGCGCAAGCTGGAGAACGGCGAGGTGGTCGAGGTGTTCACCTCGAAGGCCCCCAACGCCGGGCCGTCGCGCGACTGGCAGACGTTCGTGGTGTCACCGCGGGCGAAGGCCAAGATCCGGCAGTGGTTCGCCAAGGAACGGCGCGAAGAGGCGCTGGAGTCCGGTAAGGACGCCATCGCGCGCGAGGTGCGCCGTGGCGGACTTCCGTTGCAGCGCTTGATCAATGCCGACACCATGGGTGCCCTGGCCCGGGAGTTGCGTTACACCGACGTCTCGGCGCTGTACACCGCGGTCGGCGAGGGCCACGTCTCGGCGCGTCATGTGGTGCAGCGTCTGCTGGCCCAGTTCGGCGGCGACGATGCGGCCGAGGACGAACTCGCCGAGCGGTCCACCCCGCTGACCATGCCGGTGCGCCAGCGCAGCACCGACGACACGGGCGTCGCGGTGCCGGGAGCGCCGGGGACCCTGACCAAGCTCGCCAAGTGCTGCACCCCGGTACCCGGTGACACCATCATGGGTTTCGTGACGCGCGGCGGTGGGGTCAGCGTGCACCGTACCGACTGCACCAATGCGGCGTCTCTGCAACAACAGTCGGAACGCATCATCGAGGTGAACTGGGCGCCGTCGCCGTCATCGGTGTTCCTGGTGGCCATCCAGGTCGAGGCACTGGACCGGCACCGTCTGCTCTCCGACGTCACCCGGGTGCTGGCCGACGAGAAGGTCAACATCCTCTCGGCGTCGGTGACCACCTCCAACGACCGGGTGGCGATCAGCCGGTTCACCTTCGAGATGGGTGACCCCAAACATCTCGGCCACCTGCTCAGCGTGGTGCGCAACGTGGAAGGCGTCTACGACGTCTACCGCGTCACCTCCGCGGCCTGA
- the yajC gene encoding preprotein translocase subunit YajC produces the protein MDLVIFLPLLIVMGAFMFFASRRQRKAMQATIDLHNSLQIGDRVHTTSGLQGTITGITDDNVDLEIAPGVVTTWMKLAVRDRIEDDTDEEAGTDVPTAATELTESTGVTDTDGLKKD, from the coding sequence ATGGATCTCGTCATTTTCCTGCCCCTGCTGATCGTCATGGGCGCGTTCATGTTCTTCGCGTCGCGTCGTCAGCGCAAGGCGATGCAGGCGACCATCGACCTGCACAACTCGCTGCAGATCGGCGATCGCGTGCACACCACGTCGGGCCTGCAGGGCACGATCACCGGTATTACCGACGACAACGTCGACCTGGAGATCGCCCCGGGCGTCGTCACCACCTGGATGAAGCTCGCGGTGCGCGACCGTATCGAGGACGACACCGACGAAGAGGCCGGTACCGACGTCCCGACGGCGGCGACCGAGCTGACCGAGAGCACCGGTGTCACCGACACCGACGGCCTCAAGAAAGACTGA